The following are from one region of the Fusarium keratoplasticum isolate Fu6.1 chromosome 4, whole genome shotgun sequence genome:
- a CDS encoding CBFD-NFYB-HMF domain-containing protein produces the protein MSDSPQSPPKEVDQGAQSPEDEAQMNEQQDPQAANTAGYEFEGVKEQDRWLPIANVARIMKNALPENAKIAKEAKECMQECVSEFISFITSEASEKCQQEKRKTVNGEDILFAMTSLGFENYAEALKVYLSKYREQQNQSNRDRVMENTPWAGGMMGDAKAEPGAVGNEFAPEGANSVEGAGDPNYIYGSQPGHNGAGAGDGY, from the exons ATGTCGGATTCCCCCCAATCCCCTCCCAAGGAGGTCGACCAAGGTGCACAGTCACCCGAGGACGAAGCACAAATGAACGAGCAACAAGACCCACAGGCCGCAAACACGGCGGGCTACGAATTCGAGGGGGTTAAAGAACAGGACCGATGGTTGCCCATAGCCAATG TCGCCCGCATCATGAAGAATGCCCTGCCCGAAAATGCAAAGATagccaaggaagccaaggagtGCATGCAAGAGTGTGTTAGTGAgttcatctccttcatcaccagCGAAG CATCGGAGAAGTGCCAGCAGGAAAAGCGCAAGACTGTCAATGGCGAGGATATCCTCTTCGCGATGACATCTCTGGGATTTGAGAACTACGCCGAAGCTCTCAAGGTGTATCTCTCCAAGTATCGCGAG CAACAGAATCAGTCAAACCGCGACAGAGTCATGGAAAACACCCCTTGGGCCGGCGGCATGATGGGcgatgccaaggctgagcccGGTGCTGTCGGAAACGAGTTTGCCCCCGAAGGCGCAAACAGCGTCGAGGGCGCCGGTGATCCTAACTACATCTATGGGTCGCAGCCTGGCCATAACGGCGCTGGTGCTGGCGATGGCTACTAA
- a CDS encoding COX assembly mitochondrial protein, whose amino-acid sequence MHPHLHTQNALACEEVIAALEECHAKGFMHKAVGSCNDAKDKVSACLRAERTKVQAENRAAARAKRDKIKEQQRELGL is encoded by the exons ATGCATCCTCACCTTCACACCCAGAACGCCTTGG CGTGCGAGGAAGTCATCGCCGCCCTCGAAGAGTGCCACGCCAAAGGCTTCATGCACAAGGCCGTGGGCAGCTGCAACgacgccaaggacaaggtcagcGCCTGCCTGAGGGCCGAGAGGACAAAGGTCCAGGCCGAGAACCGAGCCGCCGCCCGCGCGAAGcgagacaagatcaaggagcagcagcgagaGCTGGGCCTGTAG
- a CDS encoding WSC domain-containing protein, with protein sequence MRFRLSRLVASAILLSLGVGFTIVTSSDANTLGNAMMPGSGITLLSASYTGASVASGTFSDGPFGISSGTILTSGRADGATVPGSDNDNSQPGYMGGNTFDAAVLSLDISITPPFTGFQLEFAFASNDYGGNNDALRVDVASSSLTTIFDLVNAFMDPPYSITPPNSLTAYDKSSPPVLIGFATGSGVFNVKIAVYDLNDGFEDSAALIRMRGCENCPAGPEINYETKTVTVTPGEAEYFSTVKASGTATGYYIQGVSATATSDTTTTEETTTTAYTTTTEETTTTAYTTTTEETTTTADTTTTEETTTTAETTTTAETTTTTETTTTAETTTEITTETTTDITIDTTTVPDTTTTMDTTTTMDTTTAIDTTTTTDTTTGTDTTTTDTTTTDTTTAEDSTTTADSTTTTDLDTSTDSTLTTDLTTTIESTTTDTTTTTDVTTTADTTVTTDSTAVIDSTTTTDLTTTIIDSTTTIYSSETTEDSTTNDGESTTTTADSATTSQSTESLGETTSTAITTSAQISSIASTESDTTYESLTDTTESTAVLSTLESSSALEATPTSQSVTETATDSTSGISTTESNESEQPQPSTASGPFTSSVDTPTGSVESPSTNTPVGQSSTSALLPETLSPDTSSLSFPLPESLSTGSDSQAPLSTTLSVQDSVTFDLTASSSPLATSFSADSSILSSSDSTSTVSGSTPNASNVPAIERYVYFGCLSSVQGYPSFNIVGSATDMTPQKCISMATGRRFVGIHDTSCYAADSLVSAELTVDASCDLPCPGDPTLFCGGFLNGDASRSKRHQHDRRISRRDAPPGILLTLYLFAEANQESSSEITAVSTLSTGPDRTVVSQSSSGDISISPTLSVPARTSTAGPGDVSLSSTLNNPDQTSVSAVNSEDISLEPTLIGPDQTSASIGGPGDASLTDSPPSVPTTFLPGVNPPPLPSSPFNPGNLSGAATFEAIVTTVIYTVLDPHDPAYLTVAEFCTTLKYPPCRNCQFQRIPTVEMTTILTACDACGYHGESSIELTIPLGANPALMTSNPYTPEDGPDGSPAAGHDENSGPEYRPRPGGAEARPTVVPVGHPPSKANGHGGHDRPVIHHDETTGEHNEENNPPGGNHTPVGEPGPSQHEQVPSNDHGEPAGPGYEPQIGPGKDGAIVKPTSAPSVEAVPKPEPAGASADLKLSTVPMANIPSTPPDSPVIVAAGHVARGVDGALTFFALVAGLFLML encoded by the exons ATGAGGTTTCGACTCAGCCGCCTGGTAGCCTCGGCTATTCTGCTGTCGCTTGGTGTGGGATTCACAATTGTAACCAGTTCTGACGCCAACACATTGGGCAACGCCATGATGCCTGGCTCCGGGATAACTCTCCTGTCAGCTTCATACACTGGGGCCTCTGTCGCCTCGGGGACATTCAGTGATGGGCCCTTTGGCATCAGCTCCGGCACAATCTTGACGTCGGGACGGGCAGATGGAGCAACGGTACCCGGGTCAGACAACGACAACTCACAGCCAGGATACATGGGGGGCAACACATTCGACGCGGCGGTCTTGAGTCTCGACATCTCAATAACTCCGCCGTTCACCGGCTTTCAGTTGGAATTCGCCTTTGCGTCCAACGACTATGGCGG AAATAATGACGCTTTGCGCGTTGACGTAGCCAGCAGTAGCTTGAC AACAATCTTCGACCTTGTCAATGCTTTCATGGACCCCCCATATTCCATCACCCCCCCGAACAGCCTGACGGCGTACGACAAATCCAGCCCGCCTGTGCTCATAGGGTTTGCGACGGGCTCCGGAGTATTCAATGTAAAGATCGCCGTGTATGACCTGAACGACGGGTTCGAGGACAGCGCCGCTCTCATCCGGATGAGAGGCTGTGAGAATTGCCCCGCGGGCCCAGAAATCAACTATGAGACAAAGACCGTCACTGTTACCCCTGGGGAAGCAGAGTATTTCTCCACTGTCAAGGCGTCTGGGACTGCTACAGGATACTACATTCAAGGTGTGTCGGCAACTGCAACTTCAGACACAACTACGACTGAAGAGACAACTACAACCGCATACACGACTACGACTGAAGAGACAACTACAACCGCATACACGACTACGACTGAAGAGACAACTACAACTGCAGACACGACTACGACTGAAGAGACAACCACAACTGCAGAGACAACTACGACTGCGGAGACAACCACAACTACAGAGACAACTACGACTGCGGAGACAACTACAGAAATAACCACAGAGACAACTACAGACATAACTATAGACACAACAACGGTCCCGGATACAACTACGACTATGGACACGACAACGACCATGGATACGACTACGGCTATAGACACAACAACGACTACAGATACAACTACGGGCACGGACACGACTACGACGGACACGACTACGACAGACACTACTACGGCTGAGGATTCGACCACCACAGCGGATTCAACTACCACCACGGACTTGGACACATCCACGGATTCAACTCTGACAACAGATTTAACTACGACTATCGAATCAACCACAACCGACACAACTACGACGACCGATGTCACTACAACTGCCGACACAACTGTGACTACCGATTCAACTGCGGTTATTGattcaaccaccaccaccgactTGACAACCACGATCATCGACTCGACCACGACTATCTACTCCAGCGAGACCACCGAAGACTCAACTACAAATGATGGAGAATCGACAACAACCACTGCAGATTCGGCTACCACCAGCCAGTCAACTGAGAGTCTTGGGGAGACGACCTCCACAGCTATCACTACCTCTGCCCAAATCTCTTCCATAGCATCTACCGAAAGCGACACAACATACGAGTCTTTGACCGACACGACCGAATCCACAGCTGTGCTATCCACCTTGGAGTCGTCGTCCGCCTTGGAGGCCACTCCTACCTCTCAGTCTGTGACTGAAACGGCGACTGATTCCACCAGCGGCATTTCGACAACGGAGTCAAACGAGTCTGAGCAGCCACAACCTTCTACTGCCAGCGGGCCATTTACATCCTCCGTGGACACACCTACAGGGAGTGTTGAGTCTCCCAGTACGAATACGCCAGTTGGTCAGTCCTCCACCAGCGCCCTTTTACCAGAGACACTGTCACCAGAtacctcttctctctcgtTTCCTCTACCCGAATCTTTGTCTACAGGCTCGGACTCACAGGCCCCGTTGAGCACAACATTGTCGGTCCAGGACTCTGTGACCTTCGACTTGACAGCATCCTCGTCACCCCTTGCCACGAGCTTCTCGGCTGATTCTTCTATTCTTTCATCTTCAGACTCAACCTCGACAGTTTCTGGCTCCACCCCCAATGCTTCAAACGTGCCAGCTATAGAACGATATGTATACTTTGGGTGTCTATCATCCGTACAAGGCTACCCGAGCTTCAATATCGTCGGTAGCGCAACTGATATGACACCTCAAAAGTGTATATCGATGGCCACCGGGCGGCGGTTTGTGGGCATCCATGATAC ATCTTGCTACGCGGCGGATTCCTTGGTTTCCGCTGAATTGACTGTGGATGCCAGTTGTGATCTTCCATGCCCCGGGGATCCAACACTCTTCTGTGGCGGGTTTCTGAATGGGGATGCGAGTAGGAGCAAGAGACACCAACATGACCGACGCATCAGTCGCCGAGATGCACCGCCGGGCATCTTGCTCACCTTGTATTTGTTTGCCGAAGCCAATCAGGAGTCCTCGAGCGAAATCACCGCCGTGAGCACATTGTCGACTGGCCCTGATCGAACTGTAGTCTCGCAGTCGAGCTCTGGGGATATCTCCATCAGCCCAACACTGAGCGTCCCTGCCCGAACTTCCACAGCTGGTCCCGGGGATGTCTCGCTCAGTTCGACGCTAAACAACCCTGACCAGACATCCGTTTCAGCGGTTAATTCTGAGGATATCTCGCTCGAACCGACGCTGATAGGCCCTGACCaaacctcggcctcgataGGAGGTCCTGGGGATGCGTCACTTACCgactctcctccttctgTTCCTACCACCTTCTTGCCCGGTGTgaaccctcctcctctgccctcGAGCCCATTCAACCCGGGCAACCTGTCGGGGGCCGCAACCTTTGAGGCTATTGTCACAACGGTCATCTATACCGTGCTCGACCCTCACGACCCAGCCTATCTAACCGTGGCCGAGTTTTGCACAACGCTCAAGTATCCTCCCTGCCGCAACTGTCAGTTCCAAAGGATACCGACGGTGGAGATGACGACTATCCTAACCGCCTGCGACGCGTGTGGCTATCACGGAGAGAGCAGCATCGAGCTGACCATTCCGCTGGGTGCTAATCCGGCGTTGATGACGAGCAACCCCTATACCCCGGAAGATGGCCCAGATGGTTCTCCTGCAGCTGGTCACGATGAGAATTCAGGCCCGGAATATAGGCCAAGGCCGGGGGGAGCTGAGGCTAGGCCAACAGTTGTTCCAGTTGGACACCCCCCTTCAAAGGCGAATGGGCATGGTGGACATGACCGGCCTGTTATTCACCATGACGAAACAACTGGAGAGCACAACGAGGAGAATAACCCCCCTGGGGGTAATCATACTCCAGTTGGTGAACCTGGCCCCTCTCAACATGAGCAAGTTCCAAGCAACGATCATGGAGAGCCTGCCGGACCAGGATATGAGCCGCAAATAGGGCCCGGCAAAGATGGAGCCATCGTCAAGCCAACATCGGCCCCTTCAGTCGAGGCTGTACCAAAACCCGAGCCAGCCGGAGCATCAGCTGACCTAAAGCTGTCTACGGTTCCTATGGCAAACATACCGTCGACGCCTCCAGATTCTCCCGTCATCGTGGCAGCCGGTCATGTAGCGAGGGGGGTAGACGGCGCATTGACATTCTTTGCTCTCGTAGCTGGACTTTTCCTAATGTTGTAA